The following proteins are co-located in the Palaemon carinicauda isolate YSFRI2023 chromosome 30, ASM3689809v2, whole genome shotgun sequence genome:
- the LOC137623876 gene encoding pro-resilin-like: FQVLFALLGLVALVAADSFERYSPPRYSSGSSESFESSEAQYNFNWAVNHAPSRNDFGHQEARDGDNTQGSYYVQLPDGRLQKVAFHVDGDDGYIADVTYSGEAQFLDSNSASFESREAPRYFYGSGSNESK; encoded by the exons TTTCAGGTTCTCTTCGCTCTTCTGGGATTAGTTGCCCTCGTAGCAGCTGACAGCTTTGAAAGATACTCTCCACCCAGG TACTCTTCTGGTTCCTCCGAATCCTTCGAGTCCAGCGAGGCTCAATACAACTTCAACTGGGCTGTCAACCACGCCCCCTCCCGCAACGACTTCggacaccaggaagcccgtgatggagacaacactcagggatcctactacgtccagctccccgacggtcgcctgcagaaggtaGCCTTCCACGTCGATGGTGACGATGGATACATCGCTGACGTCACCTACTCCGGTGAGGCTCAGTTCCTCGACTCCAACTCCGCCTCTTTCGAGTCTCGTGAAGCTCCCAGATACTTCTACGGTTCTGGTTCCAACGAATCCAAATAG
- the LOC137623733 gene encoding pro-resilin-like: protein MLFQILFALLGLAALVAADSFERYSPPRYSSGSSESFESGEAQYNFNWAVNHAPSRNDFGHQEARDGDNTQGSYYVQLPDGRLQKVAFHVDGDDGYIADVTYSGEAQFPDSNSASFESREAPRYSYGSGSNESK, encoded by the exons ATGCTATTTCAGATTCTCTTCGCTCTTTTGGGATTAGCTGCCCTCGTAGCAGCTGACAGCTTTGAAAGATACTCTCCACCCAGG TACTCTTCTGGTTCCTCCGAGTCCTTCGAGTCCGGTGAGGCCCAATACAACTTCAACTGGGCTGTCAACCACGCCCCCTCCCGCAACGACTTCggacaccaggaagcccgtgatggagacaacactcagggatcctactacgtccagctccccgacggtcgcctgcagaaggtaGCCTTCCACGTCGATGGTGACGATGGATACATCGCTGACGTCACCTACTCTGGTGAGGCTCAGTTCCCCGACTCCAACTCCGCCTCTTTCGAGTCTCGTGAAGCCCCCAGATACTCCTACGGTTCTGGTTCCAACGAATCCAAATAG